A DNA window from Drosophila sechellia strain sech25 chromosome X, ASM438219v1, whole genome shotgun sequence contains the following coding sequences:
- the LOC6614840 gene encoding uncharacterized protein LOC6614840, with product MPNSSVISRVNAGLARCLTHHRRLCRGIAELDRLIHNDDFLKDPRTQWLLHQRRQTEEDQANADARVSPLGRMGCEMGRLVGRSKINLSPQSRKNNLVVTRTFCQILQVENSTPRKQSGPMPAPTPLPSPERRQSLIFSASLPRP from the exons ATGCCAAATTCGTCAGTGATCAGCAGGGTGAACGCGGGATTGGCTCGCTGTTTGACCCACCACCGGAGATTGTGTCGCGGCATTGCCGAGCTGGACCGGCTCATCCACAACGATGATTTCTTGAAGGATCCCAGGACGCAGTGGCTGCTCCATCAGCGGCGTCAAACGGAGGAGGACCAGGCGAATGCAGATGCTAGGGTCAGTCCGTTGGGCAGAATGGGTTGTGAAATGGGTCGTCTGGTGGGTAGGTCCAAGATAAATCTGTCCCCACAATCCCGAAAG AATAATCTCGTCGTGACCCGGACCTTTTGCCAAATCCTCCAAGTTGAAAACTCCACACCCCGAAAGCAGTCGGGACCAATGCCGGCTCCAACTCCACTGCCATCGCCAGAAAGAAGACAGAGTCTCATATTCAGCGCTAGCCTGCCTCGTCCTTAG
- the LOC6614844 gene encoding uncharacterized protein LOC6614844 — protein MTTADRPLDVSRSSGSGRRSGNKTARTRNPVEPQPQPPFVDRRRLNRNWSLILLAMAMSQFAVCGGGCGVSAAPSQLATAPTASPPSPPNPLKHLQKRSRAANFRLTFQQKLNASSTHLDWENTCNLKPTGLNETHSKAKRCKKRQRILQNLQNQTGRELRGIQAEDKARVTTNADKRATVSTKTLDIVEKNKWRLYKGNYRFLPRLNLTSKQLNLRHAHRDLQIYVGAFTYMRNIKLHWDLANLQAKSVLSDELGRMRKSAREVLCSVEEAINLTNLLYTPNRPRAPQPRGQKKRRQAQPVVTYKILPRKLMEKRLQQFNSTLVPLVELHQQATLAARGEDVPPPPDDLLVLEHHALFTKLKYVQYLKSIRKILANQRKSLCKATAHAPKAIQSKL, from the exons ATG ACGACAGCTGACCGCCCGCTCGACGtcagcaggagcagcggaAGCGGTAGGAGGAGCGGCAACAAAACGGCCAGGACCAGGAACCCAGTGGAACCGCAGCCGCAACCGCCGTTCGTGGATCGACGTCGTCTGAACAGGAACTGGTCGCTGATCTTACTCGCCATGGCCATGTCCCAGTTTGCCGTCTGCGGCGGCGGTTGTGGCGTCTCAGCGGCGCCCAGTCAACTGGCAACCGCGCCCACTGCCAGTCCCCCAAGTCCTCCCAATCCCCTGAAGCACCTACAGAAGCGTTCCAGAGCGGCCAACTTCCGGCTGACCTTCCAGCAGAAACTGAATGCCAGCAGTACGCATCTGGACTGGGAGAACACCTGCAATCTGAAGCCCACGGGCCTGAACGAAACCCACAGCAAGGCGAAACGCTGCAAGAAACGCCAAAGG ATCCTGCAGAATCTACAGAACCAAACGGGCCGCGAGCTGCGGGGCATCCAGGCCGAGGACAAGGCAAGGGTCACCACCAATGCGGACAAGCGGGCCACAGTGAGCACCAAGACCCTGGACATCGTCGAGAAGAACAAGTGGCGATTATACAAGGGAAACTACAGATTCCTGCCCCGTCTGAATCTCACTAGCAAGCAG TTGAATCTTCGCCACGCCCATCGCGACCTGCAGATTTACGTGGGCGCCTTCACGTACATGCGCAACATCAAGCTGCACTGGGACCTGGCCAATCTGCAGGCGAAGAGCGTGCTCTCCGACGAGCTGGGAAGGATGCGGAAGTCCGCCCGCGAGGTGCTCTGCAGCGTGGAGGAGGCCATCAACCTTACCAACCTGCTGTACACACCCAACAGGCCGCGGGCGCCGCAGCCGAGGGGCCAGAAGAAGCGTCGCCAGGCCCAACCGGTGGTCACCTACAAGATCCTGCCGCGCAAGCTGATGGAGAAGCGTCTGCAGCAGTTCAACTCGACGCTGGTGCCACTCGTGGAGCTGCACCAGCAGGCGACGCTAGCCGCCCGCGGGGAGGATGTGCCGCCACCGCCCGACGACCTGTTGGTTCTGGAGCACCACGCCCTCTTCACCAAACTGAAGTATGTGCAGTATCTCAAGAGTATCCGCAAGATACTCGCAAACCAGCGGAAGAGTCTGTGCAAGGCGACCGCCCACGCGCCGAAGGCGATCCAGTCGAAACTCTAG